In Pongo abelii isolate AG06213 chromosome 5, NHGRI_mPonAbe1-v2.0_pri, whole genome shotgun sequence, a single genomic region encodes these proteins:
- the GCM2 gene encoding chorion-specific transcription factor GCMb — MLPFGWRPFSTTVEDRSPPGSLTIVPSFQISKQPLSLSLSLCPSPSHAPLSSLKRRKKIHLAHLSFFLLFFITLGGKRERVGQMLAAAVQEAVDVCSYGMQLSWDINDPQMPQELVLFDQFREWPDGYVRFIYSSDEKKAQRHLSGWAMRNTNNHNGHILKKSCLGVVVCAQACTLPDGSRLQLRPAICDKARLKQQKKACPNCHSALELIPCRGHSGYPVTNFWRLDGNAIFFQAKGVHDHPRPESKSETEARRSAIKRQMASFYQPQKKRIQESEAEENQDSSGHFSNIPPLENPEDFDIVTETSFPIPGQPCPSFPNSDAYKATCDLATFQGDKMQPFQKYSSQRIYLPRPPCSYELANPGYTNSSPYPTLYKDSTSIPNDTDWVHLNTLQYNVNSYSSYERSFDFTNKQHGWKPALGKPSLVERTNRGQFQAMATRPYYNPELPCRYLTTPPPGAPALQTVITTTTKVSYQAYQPPAMKYSDSVRELKSLSSCNYAPEDTGMSVYPEAWGPPVTVTRAASPSGPLPMKIAGDCRAIRPTVAIPHEPVSSRTDEAETWDVYLSGLGSAISYSDRVGPFFTYNSEDF; from the exons ATGCTGCCGTTCGGGTGGAGACCGTTCAGCACCACGGTCGAGGACAGGTCCCCGCCCGGGTCCCTAACCATTGTCCCCAGCTTCCAGATTTCTAAAcaacctctctctctttctctctctctctgcccctcgCCTTCACACGCCCCACTTTCTTctttaaagagaaggaaaaaaatccaccTGGCGCACCTgtccttttttcttctatttttcataaCCCTGGGCGGAAAGCGCGAGCGAGTTGGGCAGATGCTGGCGGCCGCGGTGCAGGAAGCGGTCGACGTGTGCTCCTATGGGATGCAGCTCAGCTGGGACATCAACGATCCGCAGATGCCTCAG GAGCTGGTCCTCTTCGACCAATTCCGAGAGTGGCCTGACGGCTACGTGCGCTTCATCTACAGCAGCGATGAGAAGAAGGCACAGCGTCACCTGAGCGGCTGGGCCATGCGCAACACCAACAACCACAATGGCCACATCCTCAAGAAGTcgtgcctgggtgtggtggtgtgtgcacaGGCCTGCACCCTGCCCGACGGTTCCCGCCTGCAGCTGAGGCCGGCCATCTGTGACAAGGCACGGCTGAAACAGCAGA AGAAGGCATGCCCTAACTGTCATTCTGCTTTGGAGTTGATTCCTTGTCGAGGGCACAGCGGATACCCGGTAACCAACTTTTGGCGGCTTGATGGCAACGCGATCTTTTTTCAG GCCAAGGGAGTTCATGATCATCCAAGACCAGAGAGCAAATCAGAGACGGAAGCTAGAAGAAGCGCCATCAAGAGACAAATGGCCTCTTTTTACCAACCCCAGAAAAAGAGAATTCAAGAATCCGAG GCAGAAGAAAATCAAGACAGCAGTGGTCATTTCAGCAACATACCTCCCTTGGAAAATCCAGAAGACTTTGATATAGTTACTGAAACCAGCTTCCCTATTCCAGGGCAGCCTTGCCCTTCCTTCCCAAACTCTGATGCTTACAAAGCTACCTGTGACCTAGCCACCTTTCAAGGAGACAAAATGCAACCCTTTCAGAAATACTCAAGCCAAAGAATCTATTTGCCTAGGCCACCTTGCAGCTATGAATTGGCAAACCCTGGTTATACAAATTCAAGCCCATATCCCACCCTTTATAAGGATTCCACCAGTATCCCTAATGACACAGACTGGGTTCATCTGAACACACTACAATATAATGTTAATTCATACAGCAGCTATGAGAGAAGCTTTGATTTCACCAACAAACAGCATGGCTGGAAACCAGCTCTTGGAAAACCCAGCCTTGTGGAGAGGACTAACCGTGGGCAGTTTCAGGCCATGGCCACTCGCCCTTATTATAACCCAGAGCTTCCCTGCAGGTACCTCACGACTCCGCCACCAGGTGCCCCTGCCCTGCAAACAgtgatcaccaccaccactaaagTGTCCTACCAGGCCTACCAGCCCCCTGCTATGAAATATAGTGACAGTGTGCGAGAGTTGAAGAGCCTTTCGAGCTGTAACTATGCTCCTGAAGATACTGGGATGTCTGTCTATCCAGAAGCCTGGGGTCCTCCAGTGACAGTCACCAGGGCAGCCTCTCCTTCAGGGCCACTTCCTATGAAAATTGCGGGAGATTGCCGGGCCATCAGACCCACTGTGGCTATTCCCCATGAGCCAGTTTCCTCTAGGACAGATGAAGCAGAGACTTGGGATGTGTATCTGTCTGGGCTGGGCTCTGCAATCAGTTACTCAGATAGAGTGGGTCCCTTCTTTACCTATAACAGTGAGGATTTTTGA